From the genome of Callithrix jacchus isolate 240 chromosome 7, calJac240_pri, whole genome shotgun sequence, one region includes:
- the WDTC1 gene encoding WD and tetratricopeptide repeats protein 1 has translation MAKVNITRDLIRRQIKERGALSFERRYHVTDPFIRRLGLEAELQGHSGCVNCLEWNEKGDLLASGSDDQHTIVWDPLHHKKLLSMHTGHTANIFSVKFLPHAGDRILITGAADSKVHVHDLTVKETIHMFGDHTNRVKRIATAPMWPNTFWSAAEDGLIRQYDLRENSKHSEVLIDLTEYCGQLVEAKCLTVNPQDNNCLAVGASGPFVRLYDIRMIHNHRKSMTQSPSAGVHTFCDRQKPLPDGAAQYYVAGHLPVKLPDYNNRLRVLVATYVTFSPNGTELLVNMGGEQVYLFDLTYKQRPYTFLLPRKCHSSGEVQNGKMSTNGVSNGVSNGLHLHSNGFRLPESRGPISPQVELPPYLERVKQQANEAFACQQWTQAIQLYSKAVQRAPHNAMLYGNRAAAYMKRKWDGDHYDALRDCLKAISLNPCHLKAHFRLARCLFELKYVAEALECLDDFKGKFPEQAHSSACDALGRDITAALFSKNDGEEKKGPGGGGPVRLRSTSRKDSISEDEMVLRERSYDYQFRYCGHCNTTTDIKEANFFGSNAQYIVSGSDDGSFFIWEKETTNLVRVLQGDESIVNCLQPHPSYCFLATSGIDPVVRLWNPRPESEDLTGRVVEDMEGASQANQRRMNADPLEVMLLNMGYRITGLSSGGAGASDDEDSSEGQVQCRPS, from the exons GGTCACTCAGGATGTGTCAACTGTCTGGAGTGGAATGAGAAAGGAGA CTTGCTGGCCTCTGGTTCCGACGACCAGCACACAATTGTGTGGGACCCGCTGCACCACAAGAAGCTGCTCTCCATGCACACGGGACACACTGCAAATATCTTCTCTGTCAAG TTCCTGCCTCATGCTGGGGACCGCATCCTGATCACAGGGGCAGCTGACTCCAAGGTGCATGTGCACGACCTGACAGTAAAAGAGACCATCCACATGTTTGGAGACCACACAAACCGGGTGAAGCGCATCGCCACAGCGCCCATGTGGCCCAACACATTCTGGAGTGCTGCAGAGGATGGGCTTATCCG CCAGTATGACCTTCGAGAGAATAGCAAGCACTCGGAGGTGCTGATTGACCTGACAGAGTACTGTGGCCAGCTGGTGGAGGCCAAGTGCCTCACTGTCAACCCCCAGGACAACAACTGCCTGGCAGTCGGGGCCAGCGGACCCTTTGTGAGGCTCTATGACATCCGCATGATCCATAACCACAG AAAGAGCATGACTCAGAGCCCTTCAGCAGGTGTGCACACCTTCTGTGACCGGCAGAAACCCCTTCCAGATGGTGCAGCCCAATATTACGTAGCAG GTCATCTGCCAGTGAAGCTTCCTGACTATAACAACCGTTTGAGAGTGCTGGTTGCCACCTATGTGACCTTCAGCCCCAATGGCACAGAGCTGCTAGTCAACATGGGAGGGGAACAG GTCTATTTGTTTGATTTGACTTACAAGCAGCGGCCATACACCTTCCTCTTGCCTAGAAAATGCCACTCCTCAGGGG AAGTCCAGAATGGCAAGATGTCCACCAACGGTGTGTCCAATGGTGTGTCCAATGGCCTGCACCTTCATAGTAATGGCTTCCGGCTGCCAGAGAGTAGGGGACCTATCAG TCCCCAGGTAGAGCTACCGCCATACCTGGAGCGTGTGAAACAGCAAGCCAATGAGGCTTTTGCCTGTCAGCAGTGGACCCAAGCCATTCAGCTTTACAGCAAGGCTGTGCAGAGGGCCCCTCACAATGCCATGCTTTATGGAAACCGAGCAGCAGCCTACATGAAGCGCAAGTG GGATGGTGACCACTATGATGCCCTGAGGGACTGCCTCAAGGCCATCTCCCTAAACCCATGCCACCTTAAGGCACATTTTCGCCTGGCCCGCTGCCTCTTTGAGCTCAAGTATGTGGCTGAAGCCCTGGAGTGCCTGGACGACTTCAAAGGGAAGTTTCCCGAGCAGGCCCACAGCAGCGCCTGTGATGCATTGGGCCGAGACATCACAGCTGCCCTCTTCTCCAAAAATGATGGTG AGGAGAAGAAGGGACCTGGTGGCGGTGGCCCAGTCCGCCTCCGCAGCACGAGCCGCAAGGATTCCATCTCAGAGGATGAAATGGTGCTGCGGGAGCGAAGCTACGACTATCAGTTCCGCTACTGTGGCCACTGCAACACCACCACGGATATTAAGGAGGCCAATTTCTTTGGCAG CAACGCTCAGTATATCGTCAGTGGCTCTGACGATGGCTCCTTCTTCATCTGGGAAAAGGAGACGACCAATCTGGTCCGTGTGCTCCAAGGGGATGAGTCCATTGTCAACTGCCTGCAGCCACACCCCAGCTACTGCTTCCTGGCCACCAGCGGCATTGATCCTGTTGTGCGGCTCTGGAACCCCCGACCAGAG AGTGAAGACCTCACAGGCCGAGTCGTGGAAGATATGGAGGGTGCTTCGCAGGCCAACCAGCGACGCATGAATGCAGACCCATTGGAGGTGATGCTGCTCAACATGGGCTACCGGATCACGGGCCTGAGCAGTGGGGGTGCCGGGGCCTCTGATGATGAGGACAGCtctgagggccaggtgcagtgccggCCCAGCTAG